Proteins encoded in a region of the Melioribacteraceae bacterium genome:
- the lat gene encoding L-lysine 6-transaminase codes for MGNQENSFEEIIMAQKDKIEAQKVHEILKRSMLIDGFEFVLDLERSYGLTIVDERSGDEYLDFFSFFASSPVGLNHNKINTPEFREELAIAAMNKPSNSDIYTVEMAKFVDSFSRIAKPADFNHLFFIDGGTLAVENGLKTAFDWKVRKNLEKGYREERGHQVIHFKEAFHGRSGYTMSLTNTDPTKINYFPKFKWPRIINPKISFPLENHLNEIIKKENQAIDEIKDAISKNQDDIAVIIIEPVQCEGGDNFFRKEFFIKLREIADENDILLMFDEVQTGLGMTGKMWAYEHYVEPDIIAFGKKVQICGIMVSDRIDEVKENVFRTSSRINSTWGGNLVDMVRSRKNLEIIEEENLVENSRITGNYLLQNLSELELEFPDLVSQARGLGLLCSFDLPSPEIRKTFLNELYKNKMIMLGCGKSSIRFRPPLTVTKEDIDKGISIIRRVLDKM; via the coding sequence ATGGGTAATCAAGAAAACTCATTCGAGGAGATTATTATGGCTCAAAAAGATAAGATAGAAGCTCAAAAAGTACATGAAATACTGAAACGCTCGATGCTGATCGACGGGTTCGAATTCGTACTCGATCTTGAAAGAAGTTATGGATTGACTATAGTTGATGAAAGGTCCGGTGATGAATACCTCGATTTCTTTTCCTTTTTTGCATCTTCGCCAGTCGGTTTGAATCATAATAAAATCAATACGCCGGAGTTCCGAGAGGAGCTGGCCATTGCTGCTATGAATAAACCATCCAATTCAGATATATATACTGTTGAAATGGCAAAGTTCGTTGATTCATTTTCGAGGATCGCAAAACCTGCCGATTTCAATCACCTTTTCTTTATTGACGGCGGTACTCTGGCAGTTGAAAACGGTCTTAAGACCGCCTTCGATTGGAAAGTCAGAAAGAATCTCGAGAAAGGATATCGTGAGGAGCGAGGACATCAGGTTATTCATTTCAAGGAGGCATTTCACGGGCGTTCAGGATATACAATGTCGTTGACAAATACTGATCCGACAAAAATAAATTACTTTCCGAAGTTTAAGTGGCCCCGGATAATAAATCCCAAAATATCTTTCCCTTTAGAAAATCACCTGAACGAGATTATTAAAAAAGAAAACCAGGCAATAGATGAAATTAAGGATGCTATTTCGAAAAATCAGGATGATATTGCTGTAATTATTATTGAACCTGTTCAGTGTGAAGGAGGCGACAATTTCTTCAGAAAAGAGTTTTTCATAAAATTGAGAGAGATAGCCGACGAAAACGATATTTTACTTATGTTCGATGAGGTTCAAACAGGACTGGGAATGACAGGTAAAATGTGGGCATATGAACATTATGTTGAACCGGATATAATTGCATTCGGCAAAAAAGTACAGATTTGCGGAATAATGGTTTCTGACCGGATTGACGAGGTTAAAGAGAACGTATTCAGGACATCGAGCAGGATTAATTCAACATGGGGAGGAAACCTAGTTGATATGGTGAGATCCAGAAAAAATCTCGAAATTATTGAGGAGGAAAATCTGGTCGAAAATTCAAGAATTACGGGTAACTATTTATTGCAGAATCTAAGCGAATTAGAGCTGGAATTTCCGGATTTGGTTTCTCAGGCCCGAGGACTGGGTCTGTTATGTTCATTTGACCTTCCATCACCGGAAATAAGAAAAACTTTTTTGAATGAATTATATAAAAATAAAATGATAATGCTGGGGTGCGGTAAAAGCTCAATACGTTTCAGACCTCCATTAACAGTAACAAAAGAAGACATTGATAAAGGGATCTCGATTATTAGGAGAGTCTTAGATAAAATGTAA